In Capsicum annuum cultivar UCD-10X-F1 chromosome 7, UCD10Xv1.1, whole genome shotgun sequence, one genomic interval encodes:
- the LOC107856337 gene encoding uncharacterized protein LOC107856337 isoform X5: protein MELGLFVTVLAIKRRKPPSLVSLCLGVIGRHFEDIIEDLTEIAASFPSTMKMALVAIARRRRLLNDDVIVALADSSWQILDLSGSEVSDCGLSQAVKTCKHLQAVDISLCSKLTSVSVSELLRNCRSLEILRWGGCPRSENTARRCFSLLKPTLEHVEGDSWEELDTSEIAHGATSLRWLLWPKIEKDQLESLSEECPRIILNPKPSPLGYRGIDIPREARLDVSLDDPIVEDIDPKTWAVTGFVPRRSPSSVSSTEDLPVAEKFRLAFLDRDTRLAPKRAKNARQHQRRAEKQWVMMNSRAKALALASLASKSLNIRN, encoded by the exons ATGGAGTTAGGTTTATTTGTTACAGTATTAGCTATCAAGAGGAGAAAACCTCCCAGCTTGGTGAGCTTGTGTCTTGGAGTTATCGGTAGACATTTTGAGGATATCATTGAGGACCTCACAGAGATAGCTGCTAGTTTTCCATCCACCATGAAG ATGGCACTTGTAGCAATTGCTAGAAGGAGAAGGTTATTGAATGACGATGTTATTGTTGCATTGGCTGATAGCTCCTGGCAAATCCTGGACTTATCTGGTTCGGAGGTTTCTGATTGTGGCCTATCACAAGCAGTTAAAACATGCAAACATCTGCAAGCAGTTGATATAAG TCTCTGCAGCAAGCTCACGTCAGTCAGTGTATCAGAACTCTTGCGGAATTGCCGGTCTCTTGAAATACTGAGATGGGG AGGCTGCCCTCGGAGTGAGAACACAGCTCGTAGATGCTTCTCTTTGTTGAAGCCAACACTAGAGCATGTTGAAGGAGATTCTTGGGAGGAACTTGATACCTCGGAAATAGCTCATGGTGCAACTTCCTTGCGTTGGCTTTTATGG CCAAAAATTGAGAAGGACCAGCTGGAGAGTTTGTCTGAAGAATGCCCACGAATCATCCTAAATCCAAAGCCGTCGCCCCTAGGTTACAGGGGGATTGATATACCTAGAGAAGCAAGACTAGATGTATCATTAGATGATCCCATTGTTGAAGATATTGACCCCAAAACCTGGGCTGTTACTGGATTTGTACCTAGAAGATCACCATCATCAGTTTCAAGCACAGAAGATTTGCCTGTGGCAGAAAAGTTTAGACTTGCATTTCTTGATAGAGATACTAGACTAGCACCAAAACGAGCAAAGAATGCAAGACAACACCAGCGACGTGCAGAAAAGCAATGGGTGATGATGAATAGTAGAGCGAAAGCGCTAGCACTTGCCTCGCTTGCAAGCAAATCCCTGAACATACGgaactga
- the LOC107856337 gene encoding uncharacterized protein LOC107856337 isoform X6 — MENYNTGAKIHTSFYQESVLAIKRRKPPSLVSLCLGVIGRHFEDIIEDLTEIAASFPSTMKMALVAIARRRRLLNDDVIVALADSSWQILDLSGSEVSDCGLSQAVKTCKHLQAVDIRGCPRSENTARRCFSLLKPTLEHVEGDSWEELDTSEIAHGATSLRWLLWPKIEKDQLESLSEECPRIILNPKPSPLGYRGIDIPREARLDVSLDDPIVEDIDPKTWAVTGFVPRRSPSSVSSTEDLPVAEKFRLAFLDRDTRLAPKRAKNARQHQRRAEKQWVMMNSRAKALALASLASKSLNIRN; from the exons TATTAGCTATCAAGAGGAGAAAACCTCCCAGCTTGGTGAGCTTGTGTCTTGGAGTTATCGGTAGACATTTTGAGGATATCATTGAGGACCTCACAGAGATAGCTGCTAGTTTTCCATCCACCATGAAG ATGGCACTTGTAGCAATTGCTAGAAGGAGAAGGTTATTGAATGACGATGTTATTGTTGCATTGGCTGATAGCTCCTGGCAAATCCTGGACTTATCTGGTTCGGAGGTTTCTGATTGTGGCCTATCACAAGCAGTTAAAACATGCAAACATCTGCAAGCAGTTGATATAAG AGGCTGCCCTCGGAGTGAGAACACAGCTCGTAGATGCTTCTCTTTGTTGAAGCCAACACTAGAGCATGTTGAAGGAGATTCTTGGGAGGAACTTGATACCTCGGAAATAGCTCATGGTGCAACTTCCTTGCGTTGGCTTTTATGG CCAAAAATTGAGAAGGACCAGCTGGAGAGTTTGTCTGAAGAATGCCCACGAATCATCCTAAATCCAAAGCCGTCGCCCCTAGGTTACAGGGGGATTGATATACCTAGAGAAGCAAGACTAGATGTATCATTAGATGATCCCATTGTTGAAGATATTGACCCCAAAACCTGGGCTGTTACTGGATTTGTACCTAGAAGATCACCATCATCAGTTTCAAGCACAGAAGATTTGCCTGTGGCAGAAAAGTTTAGACTTGCATTTCTTGATAGAGATACTAGACTAGCACCAAAACGAGCAAAGAATGCAAGACAACACCAGCGACGTGCAGAAAAGCAATGGGTGATGATGAATAGTAGAGCGAAAGCGCTAGCACTTGCCTCGCTTGCAAGCAAATCCCTGAACATACGgaactga
- the LOC107856337 gene encoding uncharacterized protein LOC107856337 isoform X1 translates to MENYNTGAKIHTSFYQESGMKLAHLIVQLSTQDASVLAIKRRKPPSLVSLCLGVIGRHFEDIIEDLTEIAASFPSTMKMALVAIARRRRLLNDDVIVALADSSWQILDLSGSEVSDCGLSQAVKTCKHLQAVDISLCSKLTSVSVSELLRNCRSLEILRWGGCPRSENTARRCFSLLKPTLEHVEGDSWEELDTSEIAHGATSLRWLLWPKIEKDQLESLSEECPRIILNPKPSPLGYRGIDIPREARLDVSLDDPIVEDIDPKTWAVTGFVPRRSPSSVSSTEDLPVAEKFRLAFLDRDTRLAPKRAKNARQHQRRAEKQWVMMNSRAKALALASLASKSLNIRN, encoded by the exons TATTAGCTATCAAGAGGAGAAAACCTCCCAGCTTGGTGAGCTTGTGTCTTGGAGTTATCGGTAGACATTTTGAGGATATCATTGAGGACCTCACAGAGATAGCTGCTAGTTTTCCATCCACCATGAAG ATGGCACTTGTAGCAATTGCTAGAAGGAGAAGGTTATTGAATGACGATGTTATTGTTGCATTGGCTGATAGCTCCTGGCAAATCCTGGACTTATCTGGTTCGGAGGTTTCTGATTGTGGCCTATCACAAGCAGTTAAAACATGCAAACATCTGCAAGCAGTTGATATAAG TCTCTGCAGCAAGCTCACGTCAGTCAGTGTATCAGAACTCTTGCGGAATTGCCGGTCTCTTGAAATACTGAGATGGGG AGGCTGCCCTCGGAGTGAGAACACAGCTCGTAGATGCTTCTCTTTGTTGAAGCCAACACTAGAGCATGTTGAAGGAGATTCTTGGGAGGAACTTGATACCTCGGAAATAGCTCATGGTGCAACTTCCTTGCGTTGGCTTTTATGG CCAAAAATTGAGAAGGACCAGCTGGAGAGTTTGTCTGAAGAATGCCCACGAATCATCCTAAATCCAAAGCCGTCGCCCCTAGGTTACAGGGGGATTGATATACCTAGAGAAGCAAGACTAGATGTATCATTAGATGATCCCATTGTTGAAGATATTGACCCCAAAACCTGGGCTGTTACTGGATTTGTACCTAGAAGATCACCATCATCAGTTTCAAGCACAGAAGATTTGCCTGTGGCAGAAAAGTTTAGACTTGCATTTCTTGATAGAGATACTAGACTAGCACCAAAACGAGCAAAGAATGCAAGACAACACCAGCGACGTGCAGAAAAGCAATGGGTGATGATGAATAGTAGAGCGAAAGCGCTAGCACTTGCCTCGCTTGCAAGCAAATCCCTGAACATACGgaactga
- the LOC107856337 gene encoding uncharacterized protein LOC107856337 isoform X2 — translation MENYNTGAKIHTSFYQESVLAIKRRKPPSLVSLCLGVIGRHFEDIIEDLTEIAASFPSTMKMALVAIARRRRLLNDDVIVALADSSWQILDLSGSEVSDCGLSQAVKTCKHLQAVDISLCSKLTSVSVSELLRNCRSLEILRWGGCPRSENTARRCFSLLKPTLEHVEGDSWEELDTSEIAHGATSLRWLLWPKIEKDQLESLSEECPRIILNPKPSPLGYRGIDIPREARLDVSLDDPIVEDIDPKTWAVTGFVPRRSPSSVSSTEDLPVAEKFRLAFLDRDTRLAPKRAKNARQHQRRAEKQWVMMNSRAKALALASLASKSLNIRN, via the exons TATTAGCTATCAAGAGGAGAAAACCTCCCAGCTTGGTGAGCTTGTGTCTTGGAGTTATCGGTAGACATTTTGAGGATATCATTGAGGACCTCACAGAGATAGCTGCTAGTTTTCCATCCACCATGAAG ATGGCACTTGTAGCAATTGCTAGAAGGAGAAGGTTATTGAATGACGATGTTATTGTTGCATTGGCTGATAGCTCCTGGCAAATCCTGGACTTATCTGGTTCGGAGGTTTCTGATTGTGGCCTATCACAAGCAGTTAAAACATGCAAACATCTGCAAGCAGTTGATATAAG TCTCTGCAGCAAGCTCACGTCAGTCAGTGTATCAGAACTCTTGCGGAATTGCCGGTCTCTTGAAATACTGAGATGGGG AGGCTGCCCTCGGAGTGAGAACACAGCTCGTAGATGCTTCTCTTTGTTGAAGCCAACACTAGAGCATGTTGAAGGAGATTCTTGGGAGGAACTTGATACCTCGGAAATAGCTCATGGTGCAACTTCCTTGCGTTGGCTTTTATGG CCAAAAATTGAGAAGGACCAGCTGGAGAGTTTGTCTGAAGAATGCCCACGAATCATCCTAAATCCAAAGCCGTCGCCCCTAGGTTACAGGGGGATTGATATACCTAGAGAAGCAAGACTAGATGTATCATTAGATGATCCCATTGTTGAAGATATTGACCCCAAAACCTGGGCTGTTACTGGATTTGTACCTAGAAGATCACCATCATCAGTTTCAAGCACAGAAGATTTGCCTGTGGCAGAAAAGTTTAGACTTGCATTTCTTGATAGAGATACTAGACTAGCACCAAAACGAGCAAAGAATGCAAGACAACACCAGCGACGTGCAGAAAAGCAATGGGTGATGATGAATAGTAGAGCGAAAGCGCTAGCACTTGCCTCGCTTGCAAGCAAATCCCTGAACATACGgaactga
- the LOC107856337 gene encoding uncharacterized protein LOC107856337 isoform X3, whose protein sequence is MKLAHLIVQLSTQDASVLAIKRRKPPSLVSLCLGVIGRHFEDIIEDLTEIAASFPSTMKMALVAIARRRRLLNDDVIVALADSSWQILDLSGSEVSDCGLSQAVKTCKHLQAVDISLCSKLTSVSVSELLRNCRSLEILRWGGCPRSENTARRCFSLLKPTLEHVEGDSWEELDTSEIAHGATSLRWLLWPKIEKDQLESLSEECPRIILNPKPSPLGYRGIDIPREARLDVSLDDPIVEDIDPKTWAVTGFVPRRSPSSVSSTEDLPVAEKFRLAFLDRDTRLAPKRAKNARQHQRRAEKQWVMMNSRAKALALASLASKSLNIRN, encoded by the exons TATTAGCTATCAAGAGGAGAAAACCTCCCAGCTTGGTGAGCTTGTGTCTTGGAGTTATCGGTAGACATTTTGAGGATATCATTGAGGACCTCACAGAGATAGCTGCTAGTTTTCCATCCACCATGAAG ATGGCACTTGTAGCAATTGCTAGAAGGAGAAGGTTATTGAATGACGATGTTATTGTTGCATTGGCTGATAGCTCCTGGCAAATCCTGGACTTATCTGGTTCGGAGGTTTCTGATTGTGGCCTATCACAAGCAGTTAAAACATGCAAACATCTGCAAGCAGTTGATATAAG TCTCTGCAGCAAGCTCACGTCAGTCAGTGTATCAGAACTCTTGCGGAATTGCCGGTCTCTTGAAATACTGAGATGGGG AGGCTGCCCTCGGAGTGAGAACACAGCTCGTAGATGCTTCTCTTTGTTGAAGCCAACACTAGAGCATGTTGAAGGAGATTCTTGGGAGGAACTTGATACCTCGGAAATAGCTCATGGTGCAACTTCCTTGCGTTGGCTTTTATGG CCAAAAATTGAGAAGGACCAGCTGGAGAGTTTGTCTGAAGAATGCCCACGAATCATCCTAAATCCAAAGCCGTCGCCCCTAGGTTACAGGGGGATTGATATACCTAGAGAAGCAAGACTAGATGTATCATTAGATGATCCCATTGTTGAAGATATTGACCCCAAAACCTGGGCTGTTACTGGATTTGTACCTAGAAGATCACCATCATCAGTTTCAAGCACAGAAGATTTGCCTGTGGCAGAAAAGTTTAGACTTGCATTTCTTGATAGAGATACTAGACTAGCACCAAAACGAGCAAAGAATGCAAGACAACACCAGCGACGTGCAGAAAAGCAATGGGTGATGATGAATAGTAGAGCGAAAGCGCTAGCACTTGCCTCGCTTGCAAGCAAATCCCTGAACATACGgaactga